CGGCCATGGCCACGAGCGCGCCGGCGAGCGCCGCCCCGGCCCGGGCCAGGTCCGAGGTGCCGCCCGTCTGCCCGGACGTCGCGGCCAGGCCCAGCACGACGGCGGCGGCCGCCCCGGAGGTGATCCCCAGGACGTCCGGGGAGGCCAGGGGGTTGCGCAGCGTGCGCCGGTACAGCGCCCCGGCCGTGCCCAGCCCCGCGCCCGTGAGCGCGCCGGCCACCGCGCGCGGCAGCTTCTCCTCGAGCACGATGAAGCTCGCGCCCGGGATGGTCTCGCCGCCCAGGATGCGCACAAGGTCGGGGACGGTCACCTGGTAGGTGCCCCACACGACGCGCAGCAGCACCAGACCGGCCAGGGCGAGGGCCAGCGCCGCGCACACCAGGCCCACGCGGCGTCGGTCGGCGCGGCGCAGGCCGGCGACGACGTCGACCGCGGCGCTCACGAGCCCACCCCCGTCCGCCGCAGCAGCGTCAGCAGCACGGGCACCCCGAGCAGCACGGTGGTCACGCCCAGGTGGATCTCCGCGGGGGCGATGACGAGCCGCCCCGCGAGGTCGGCGAGCACCACGAGGACGGCGCCCCACAGGGCGCAGCCCACCATGAGGGTCCGCGTGGTGGGAGGCCGCAGCCGACGCAGCGCGTGCGGCACCACGAGCCCCACGAAGCCCACGGGTCCGGCCAGGGCCACGGCCGCGGCGGTGAGCAGCACGACCGCGGCCAGCAGGACCGCGCGCACACGCGCCGGACGGCTGCCCAGGCCGTGGGCGAGGTCGTCGCCGAGGGCGAGGGCGTCCAGGCCCGGGGCGGTCACGACGGCCGCGAGGATCCCCGCCCCGATCACCGGCGCGAGCAGCAGCGCGTCGGACAGGTCCGCGCGCGCCACGGTGCCCACGGACCAGAAGCGGAAGCGGTCCTGCACCACGGGCGAGAGCACCAGCAGTGCCGTGGTGCCCGCGGTGGCCCCGGCGGTCACGGCCGCGCCGGCGAGCACGAGCGCCAGCGGGGAGGGGGCGCCCGGGGCGCCGCCCGCGCGGGCGGCGGCCGCGGCGACGGCGTACACCAGCACGGCCGCGCCGAGCGTGCCCAGGGTGGCCAGCGTCATGATCCCCGCGGGGGAGCCGGTGGCCCCGAGCGCCAGGCCCGCCGCCATCGCCAGGGACGCCCCGGCCGAGAGCCCGAGCAGGCCCGGGTCCCCGAGGGGGTTGCGGGTGGCCCCCTGCAGGGCCGCCCCGGCGACGGCGAGCGCGGCCCCCACGAGGGCGGCCGTCACCGTGCGGGGCGCGCGGGAGGCCGCGGCCGCGGCGTCGATCCCCGCCGGGAGTCCGCGTCCGGTGAGCAGCGTGCCCAGGGTGTCGAACGTCGTCGGGAGGGGGACGGTGCGCGCCCCCAGGGCGACGGCGGCGACGGCGGCCACCGCCAGCAGGAGCAGCGGGAGCGCCCCGAACAGGACGCCGGAGCGCATGGGGCGAGCCCCCGCCGTGTCGGGGGAGGGGCGGCGGGGGCTCGCAGCGGTCGGTGGTGCTGAGGGCATGGAGGGTCGGTCAGCCCCGGGCCGTGGCCGCCGCCTCGGC
This Micrococcus flavus DNA region includes the following protein-coding sequences:
- a CDS encoding FecCD family ABC transporter permease, whose product is MRSGVLFGALPLLLLAVAAVAAVALGARTVPLPTTFDTLGTLLTGRGLPAGIDAAAAASRAPRTVTAALVGAALAVAGAALQGATRNPLGDPGLLGLSAGASLAMAAGLALGATGSPAGIMTLATLGTLGAAVLVYAVAAAAARAGGAPGAPSPLALVLAGAAVTAGATAGTTALLVLSPVVQDRFRFWSVGTVARADLSDALLLAPVIGAGILAAVVTAPGLDALALGDDLAHGLGSRPARVRAVLLAAVVLLTAAAVALAGPVGFVGLVVPHALRRLRPPTTRTLMVGCALWGAVLVVLADLAGRLVIAPAEIHLGVTTVLLGVPVLLTLLRRTGVGS